The following is a genomic window from Ancylothrix sp. D3o.
TCATCCTCAGTGCTCGCATCACCGAAGCGGATATTGTGGCCGGACTCAAAGCCGGTGCCGATGACTATCTGAAAAAACCCTTCGGAATGCAAGAGTTTCTGGCGCGGGTAGAAGCTTTGATCCGCCGGCATAAAACCGTTACGCCGCCGATCAGTTTAGATTATGGCCATCTGAAAATTGACTTAGTGCAACGCCGAGTGCGCGTTCAAGACGATCACATCGAGTTGACTCCCCAAGAATTTAGCTTGCTTTATGTCTTGGCCCAAGCCGGCGGTCTCCCCCTGAGCCGGCCTGAGTTGTTGCGGCGCGCGTGGCCCGATGCTATCGATAACCCCCGCACCATTGATACTCATGTGTTATCTTTGCGGAAAAAAATTGAAACTGACCCCCGCCAGCCTAGCTTAATTCAAACAGTTCGCAATGTCGGATATCGATTTAACATCGATACGTTAAATAATGCCTACAATGCGGAAACTTCCCTGGCTTCTGTGGCGACTAAGCCGATGCGCCAACTTTCTCAAGTTGGGGCCGGTGATCATAACCGGAATTAGAAGTTTAGGAAGTTGTTTAATTGTTTAAATTATGCCGGCTTCATTCTCCTTCCTAAACCTAACCCCTGAGCTTAGTTCCTTTGTAGATAAGGGGGAGAAGAGAGATAATTTTTGTTCTCTGTTTCTTTCTTTAAAAATACCTATCTTCTCTCCCTTACCATATCTTTTCCCCCCTTCCCTTGTCAGCAAGAGGGGCTGGGGGTGGTTAGGTTAATCCCATTCTTCAGCGGCTTTTTGTTCGGCTTCAATTAAGCTTTGGCGTAGATGCTGCCAGTTTATTTGGGATGCCGGCATATCTGCAATTAATTTACCTTCCTGAATGTGCAGCACGCGAGTAGCGAATTCTTCCACCATATCTAACTGGTGATTTACCATTAAGATTGTAGTTTTTGTGGTGCTGGCGAGTTCTTTTAAAACGGAGATAAGCTGTGTTCCCCGACCGGCATCTAAGGCGGAGGTTGGCTCATCAAGTAAAAGAATTTTTGGCTGTGTTATTAAGGCTCGTGTTATGGCTACCCATTGACGCTGACCGGCGGATAATTGCACTTCTGTTCTTTCCATCCAATCATTGGGTAAGCGCATTTTTTCTATCCATGTAATCAGACGATCTCGAATAATTTGGGGATTCAAGTTTTGCAGTTTTAACCCATAAACCAGGCTATCTTTTACCGGCATTCCTAAAAGTTTTGATTCTTGTTGTACCAGCATAATGTCGCGGCGAAGTTGAATAGCTGGTAAAAGCCGGTAATCTTGATTTTCTATATAAATTGACCCGCTGGTGGGTTCGCTGAGACGATTTAGTAAGCGTAACAAAGAAGTTTTGCCGGCCCCAGAAGGGCCAACAATGGCCACTTTTTCCCCGGCATTGATTTCAAAAGAGATATCTTTAACTAAATACTGGGAACCCAGGGAGGTAGTGAGGCTGACTTGATCGAGGCGCACTTGATAAGTTTCTATGGTTGAGGAATTTAGGATAGTTTTTTTCAATTTTAACGTAGACAGGTTCAGTTTTCTTATTTTCTTTAGGGGAAAAATTTTGTGGGGGTTACGGGCAAATTTAAAATTATTCCTAGATAATTTCGTAGCTTGGTTAAGCAATGCGTGTTTTTAGTTTAACCCAATAATTAATAACTCGCTTTGGTTTTTTTCGACAATTTCCGTAATTTCACTGAGCAAAGTTCCGTGCTTTTACTGAGAAAACGAATCTCTTTCTTATGTTTTAATAATATCTTAATCCGAAAAATACGTTCATCGCTCCACAAGCTTTTTAGTAAATCAGGGTAAAAGCATCTAGCCTCTGTGGAGTGATTTTCTTAATAAATTTAAGAAATCTCTTGTTTAAGAGGCGGTTTTATTTGAATTAAATTGCTCAATTGTCTTCACTAAAAAACCGACAAATGACAAATGACTAATGACTCATTGCTATGGCTGTGGAAATTGTCCAAGCATCTACCAGCAATAACAAAAATGTAAAACTCAACAAGATAATGTACATCCAAGGCTGAGCCAAAGGACGAACATCGCGGGTATCTAGGTTAGTTTTTTGTTGGACAAGTTGGACAAATTTTGCAAACCCTACCATCCGCATCGGCAATAGATATCCTTTGCCTTCTTTGCTGAGAAAATAATAAACTAAACCGCCTTGGCCGGTGGTTTTTGGCTTTAAAGCTTGCACGTCTTGCCAAGGCAAAAACCACCCTTTACGGAGGGGAAACCAAGCCGGATATCTGACGGAAATGCCGGTGTCATCAACAATAACTCGCTCGCTTAAAGCGCCATAAAGCAACCCTAAACCTATGGCTAAACCCACCCATAAAAAAGCCGGTGACAGAGGAGCATCGGCCATTTCAGCTAAAAAGGGTAGGGGAAGTGTTAAGGCAATATACAAGCTTAAAAGGGTCAGACGAATTAAAGGAGAAATTCTAAAAACTCCTAAAGCAGGGGTTTCGGGTGGCTTGGTTTGTTGGTTAGTCATTCGTCATTTGTCATTAATCACTGGGGACGGGTAATTGTTGGTTTGATGATTGTCTGTGGGCTAATTACCCGTTACGGTAAATATTTTTGCACAACGAGCCAACCAGTCCAAGAAACCCAAGAAAAAGCCAAAAATAAAACGAAATTTGTGGAAATATGAACCCATCTTGCCCAGCGGCGTTGGGGGCTAATTTGTGTTGCACTCCAAGCAGATATTAAAACTAAAGCTACGACCGTAAAACCGGCGATGAAATGGCCTGAATGGCCAAGTGTCCCGTAGTGTCCGAGAGTGCCAATAATGCCGATAAAAAGCAATAACAGCACCAAGGCTACCATAGAGATACCAATCAGGTAATGCAACCTTCGCAGCCAATACCGGCGCCGGTAGCTACGAGTTTGCCTTGCCTGAAAAATCGATAGGCCGGTTATTGCTAGTAGCAGATAAGCGAGGATGGAAAATCCCATCGACCAAGCTGCTATTTTCCACAACCACAAAAAGGAAGGCAGATTCAAGGCGGTTTTCCAAAAATTCCAGCTATTGAATCATAGCAAATCCTATAGAGTTGTAGTCAACTACCCTGACAGATATTAAAATTTGAGTTTAATCAACTGTTGTTAAAGCTGCGGCCCTCATAGGTCTGGAGATCGGGCGATTTTTGGCAATTGCTTCAACCCCCGTTTTAATAATGTTGATCGCTTCTTCTTTTATCTCCCCGCCTAAGTCAACGCCAGCGCTTTTTTGTTCGCTGATCCGTAGTCGATTGCAGGGAATTTTATCTGATAAAATTGCACTCGCCATCATTCCAGTATGGATTTCTAAAAGCCCTTCGGCAAAAGATTCAAATACCAAGCGCTGGCCGGGGAAGACTACCCGCTCAAAATACCAGTTTTGAATATTTGTGATCCGTGCGATTTGTATTTTGCTGGTTGCATTAACATAGCAGCAAACAATGTGCCGGTCGCTGCGGTCAGTGGGGATGGGATCAAGGATTTGAGCCATAGGTGTGAGGGGTTTTGCACCACGACAAATTACATCATAAACCTTAACACTTGCTGATCCCCAGATGTTGTAAAGAGGGCTACCAACTGATATATTTCTTTAGATTTCATCCTTTTGGTATATCGGGCGGATTATTTAAATCTATTGATGTATTGACATACCCTAAACTTTGTGCATTATGTAGCCTTTGCAGTTTTCCATAGGCAAATTTGCTATAGCTTGCATTATTTAAAATAAAATTAAGCTTAGTTAGAGAGAGCTTTAAGTAAAGTTTAACCGAAGAGCTAAAAGATAAATTTTTTTAATAATCAAGCCGGCAGCTTGCTCATCTCAGAGAATACCAGCCAATCGAACCTAGCAAGTGGGAGCAATAAAAAATCTTGATCGCCCCGTAATGCACACCGGCATAAAGGCAATGATATTGTTAAGTTATATAAAGGCCGTTTCAGAAACCTGTAACAGCACCCCCCATGACAGACCGCATTTTGTACGTTCGCCTACCATGCAACCCCATCTTTCCCATTGGGGTTGTTTACCTCAGTGATCACGTCCACAAACTTTTCCCAGACGTGGAACAGCGTATTTTTGACTTGGGAACCGTCCCACCCTTGGACTTTGGCAGTGCGTTAGATGCCTGTGTAAACGAATTTAAACCCACCCTGCTTGTATATTCGTGGCGGGATATCCAAATTTATGCGCCGGTGGGTGGACGCGGCGGAAACCCTCTGCAAAACGCTTTTGAATTTTATTACGCCAAAAATCCCTTCCTCAAACTACGGGGCGCGTTGGGAGGACTGCGGATCACCACCGCTTATTACACCGAACTTTGGCGCAATTTAGGATTAATAAAACGCGGCTTAAAAACTGCAAAAAAATACAATCCCCAAGCGCGGGTAGTGGTGGGTGGTGGTGCAGTTAGCGTTTTTTACGAACAATTAGGAAATAGTTTACCGGCCGGCACCATTGTATCTGTAGGAGAAGGCGAAACCCTCCTCGAAAAATTGCTCAAAAAGCAAGACCTTAGCGATGAACGCTGTTATGTGGCCGGTGAAACAATTCCCCGTGAAAGATTAATTCACGAAAAACCGACACCCATTGAAAAAACCGCCTGTAACTACGACTACATCGAGACTATTTGGCCAGAATTTCAATATTACTTGCAAGACAAAGACTTTTACATCGGCGTGCAAACAAAACGCGGTTGCCCGCATAACTGTTGTTATTGCATTTATACCGTCATTGAAGGCAAGCAAGTAAGAGTTAATCCCGCTGATGAAGTTGTCGCAGAAATGCAGCAACTTTATAAACGCGGAGTTAGAAATTTCTGGTTTACTGACGCGCAATTTATCCCAGCGCGAAAGTTTATGGATGATGTGGTGGAATTGCTGAATAAAATCATCGATTCGGGGATGACTGATATTCATTGGGCTGCCTATATTCGGGCGGATAATTTAACGCCAGAAATATGCGACTTGATGGCAAAAACCGGCATGAATTATTTTGAGATCGGTATTACCAGCGGTTCTCAAGAACTGGTGCGAAAAATGCGGATGGGTTACAATCTCCGCACGGTTTTGGAAAATTGCCGTGATTTAAAAGCTGCGGGCTTTAATGATTTGGTTTCGGTTAATTACTCGTTTAATGTGATTGATGAAACCTACGAAACTATCCGCCAAACTATTGCTTATCACCGGGAGTTAGAGCGAATTTTTGGTGAAGATAAGGTGGAACCTGCTATTTTCTTTATTGGGTTGCAACCGCATACAATTTTGGAAGAGTATGCTTTTAAGAAGAATATTCTTAAACCTGGTTACGATCCGATGAGTATAATGCCTTGGACAGCTAGAAAGTTGCTTTGGAATCCTGAACCTTTTGGCTCATTTTTTGGCGAGGTTTGTTTGCAAGCGTGGCAACAAAATCCTAATGATTTTGGACGCGAGGTTATGCGGATTTTAGAGCAACGTTTGGGCTGTG
Proteins encoded in this region:
- a CDS encoding response regulator transcription factor, which translates into the protein MVLISIQIVEANPHLRSLLGWHLQQVGYTVHQSADIRHAREVFYNRQPNLVILDSELPDGDSLEFCRWLHGQQQSMILILSARITEADIVAGLKAGADDYLKKPFGMQEFLARVEALIRRHKTVTPPISLDYGHLKIDLVQRRVRVQDDHIELTPQEFSLLYVLAQAGGLPLSRPELLRRAWPDAIDNPRTIDTHVLSLRKKIETDPRQPSLIQTVRNVGYRFNIDTLNNAYNAETSLASVATKPMRQLSQVGAGDHNRN
- a CDS encoding ATP-binding cassette domain-containing protein, with the protein product MKKTILNSSTIETYQVRLDQVSLTTSLGSQYLVKDISFEINAGEKVAIVGPSGAGKTSLLRLLNRLSEPTSGSIYIENQDYRLLPAIQLRRDIMLVQQESKLLGMPVKDSLVYGLKLQNLNPQIIRDRLITWIEKMRLPNDWMERTEVQLSAGQRQWVAITRALITQPKILLLDEPTSALDAGRGTQLISVLKELASTTKTTILMVNHQLDMVEEFATRVLHIQEGKLIADMPASQINWQHLRQSLIEAEQKAAEEWD
- a CDS encoding DUF4079 domain-containing protein, with product MNLPSFLWLWKIAAWSMGFSILAYLLLAITGLSIFQARQTRSYRRRYWLRRLHYLIGISMVALVLLLLFIGIIGTLGHYGTLGHSGHFIAGFTVVALVLISAWSATQISPQRRWARWVHISTNFVLFLAFSWVSWTGWLVVQKYLP
- a CDS encoding DUF1830 domain-containing protein, whose protein sequence is MAQILDPIPTDRSDRHIVCCYVNATSKIQIARITNIQNWYFERVVFPGQRLVFESFAEGLLEIHTGMMASAILSDKIPCNRLRISEQKSAGVDLGGEIKEEAINIIKTGVEAIAKNRPISRPMRAAALTTVD
- a CDS encoding photosystem II high light acclimation radical SAM protein, with protein sequence MTDRILYVRLPCNPIFPIGVVYLSDHVHKLFPDVEQRIFDLGTVPPLDFGSALDACVNEFKPTLLVYSWRDIQIYAPVGGRGGNPLQNAFEFYYAKNPFLKLRGALGGLRITTAYYTELWRNLGLIKRGLKTAKKYNPQARVVVGGGAVSVFYEQLGNSLPAGTIVSVGEGETLLEKLLKKQDLSDERCYVAGETIPRERLIHEKPTPIEKTACNYDYIETIWPEFQYYLQDKDFYIGVQTKRGCPHNCCYCIYTVIEGKQVRVNPADEVVAEMQQLYKRGVRNFWFTDAQFIPARKFMDDVVELLNKIIDSGMTDIHWAAYIRADNLTPEICDLMAKTGMNYFEIGITSGSQELVRKMRMGYNLRTVLENCRDLKAAGFNDLVSVNYSFNVIDETYETIRQTIAYHRELERIFGEDKVEPAIFFIGLQPHTILEEYAFKKNILKPGYDPMSIMPWTARKLLWNPEPFGSFFGEVCLQAWQQNPNDFGREVMRILEQRLGCAPLEEALSAPVVEDKPKELVSA